One Leptolyngbya subtilissima AS-A7 genomic window carries:
- a CDS encoding cysteine synthase A → MDIKQGFVATVGNTPLIRLNSVSEATGCDILGKAEFLNPGGSVKDRAALYIVEDAERKGLLKPGGTVVEGTAGNTGIGMAHICNAKGYRCLIVIPDTQSQEKIDLLRTLGAEVRTVPAVPYRDPNNYVRLSGRLAAEFDNAVWANQFDNLANRLAHYETTGPEIWAQTGGTIDGWVAATGTGGTYAGVAMFLKEKNPSIRCVVADPMGSGLYSYVKTGEVHIEGSSITEGIGNSRITANMEGVPIDDAIQIEDPEALRTIYQLLYNDGLFMGGSVGINVAAAVKLAQQLGPGHKIVTVLCDGGSRYQSRIYSRPWLEEKGLWSEDLAPATT, encoded by the coding sequence ATGGATATCAAACAAGGTTTTGTCGCCACAGTTGGCAACACTCCCCTCATTCGCCTCAACAGCGTGAGCGAGGCCACCGGCTGCGACATTCTGGGCAAAGCAGAGTTTCTCAACCCCGGCGGCTCGGTTAAAGATCGCGCTGCGCTCTACATTGTCGAAGACGCTGAAAGAAAGGGACTGCTCAAGCCCGGCGGCACCGTGGTGGAAGGCACCGCCGGCAACACCGGTATTGGCATGGCCCACATCTGCAATGCCAAGGGCTACCGCTGCCTCATCGTCATCCCCGACACCCAATCGCAAGAAAAAATCGATCTGCTGCGCACCCTCGGTGCTGAGGTCCGCACCGTACCCGCCGTGCCCTATCGCGACCCCAACAATTACGTGAGGCTCTCAGGTCGCTTAGCGGCGGAGTTCGACAACGCCGTTTGGGCCAACCAGTTCGACAATTTGGCCAACCGCTTGGCCCACTATGAAACTACCGGCCCCGAAATCTGGGCGCAGACCGGGGGCACCATTGACGGCTGGGTGGCGGCTACGGGTACCGGTGGCACCTACGCTGGCGTAGCCATGTTTCTGAAAGAGAAAAACCCCAGCATTCGTTGCGTAGTGGCTGACCCCATGGGCAGCGGCCTCTATAGCTACGTCAAAACCGGCGAAGTCCACATCGAGGGCAGCTCCATTACCGAGGGCATTGGCAACAGCCGCATCACCGCCAACATGGAGGGGGTGCCCATCGACGATGCTATTCAAATCGAAGACCCCGAAGCGCTGCGCACCATCTATCAGCTGCTCTATAACGACGGGCTGTTCATGGGTGGATCAGTAGGCATCAACGTAGCGGCGGCGGTAAAACTAGCCCAGCAGCTTGGCCCCGGCCACAAAATTGTTACCGTGCTGTGCGATGGCGGCTCCCGTTACCAGTCGCGCATCTACAGCCGTCCCTGGCTAGAAGAAAAGGGGCTGTGGTCTGAGGATTTGGCTCCCGCCACCACCTAA
- a CDS encoding nuclear transport factor 2 family protein: protein MDSEIETQIRECEARLYTAMSASDVAELDLLIADDLLFAGPTGELATKAMDLDLHRTGGTQFHEFVPKGLEIRILSEHFALASAHIFLSGTYLGNAFAGDYRYMRVWRRHKSGWQIVGGSVTAMV, encoded by the coding sequence ATGGATTCAGAAATTGAAACTCAAATTCGCGAGTGTGAGGCGCGACTTTACACCGCAATGTCAGCCTCCGACGTAGCTGAATTAGATCTGCTCATTGCCGACGATCTACTTTTCGCTGGGCCAACTGGTGAACTGGCAACCAAAGCGATGGATTTAGACTTGCATCGTACTGGTGGTACTCAGTTTCACGAGTTTGTGCCTAAGGGGTTAGAGATACGAATTTTGAGCGAACACTTTGCTCTTGCGTCGGCTCACATTTTCTTGAGCGGCACGTATTTAGGAAATGCCTTCGCGGGGGATTACCGCTACATGAGAGTTTGGCGTAGACACAAAAGCGGTTGGCAAATTGTTGGTGGCAGCGTTACCGCGATGGTTTGA
- a CDS encoding TenA family protein, with protein sequence MSLFLALWQANDDLAQACLHHPFVQGIGDGTLPVEKFAYYVGQDAFFLEAFARAYSIAAAKAETWQDFQVFHQLADGVLAELSLHGGYAQEWGVDLTTVTPGAATRRYTDFLLSTAWGQAPRATAVAMAPCMRLYAFLGQSLAKLSPPPHRYSPWIDTYSSDQFEPLAAQLETLMDDSTADDASNQTAYRYAMECELAFFEAAWQMDSLQPQE encoded by the coding sequence ATGTCCCTCTTCCTAGCCCTCTGGCAAGCCAACGACGACCTAGCCCAGGCTTGCCTGCACCATCCTTTTGTCCAGGGCATTGGCGACGGCACCCTGCCGGTGGAAAAATTTGCCTACTACGTGGGGCAAGACGCCTTTTTTCTTGAAGCCTTTGCCCGTGCCTACAGCATCGCTGCCGCCAAAGCGGAAACCTGGCAAGACTTTCAGGTATTTCATCAGCTGGCCGACGGGGTGCTGGCCGAGCTAAGTCTGCACGGCGGCTACGCCCAGGAATGGGGAGTAGACCTAACTACCGTTACCCCTGGTGCCGCCACTCGTCGCTACACCGATTTTTTGCTCAGCACCGCCTGGGGTCAAGCGCCTAGAGCAACGGCGGTGGCGATGGCTCCCTGCATGCGGCTTTACGCTTTTTTGGGTCAGTCTCTGGCAAAGCTTAGCCCGCCGCCCCACCGATACAGCCCCTGGATTGACACCTACAGCAGCGACCAGTTTGAACCCTTGGCCGCGCAGCTCGAAACGCTGATGGATGATTCAACAGCAGATGACGCCAGCAACCAGACGGCCTACCGCTATGCAATGGAATGCGAACTCGCCTTTTTTGAGGCCGCTTGGCAGATGGACAGCTTACAACCACAAGAATGA
- a CDS encoding ABC transporter permease — MATNTDLAPGAVAPVGSKNRVWERLWGDRTAQLALVVLGILMLAIALGPILYPGSPSTIDFGRAFLPPGSGQPFGTNDLGQDQLARLLIGGRISLAVGLAATLVGISLGVAIGALAGFCGGWVDVVLMRVTDLFLALPQLPLVLLVVYLLGDPVRRALGPERGIFLLIVLLIGGLSWMSVARLVRAGFLSLRQRTFVQAAVALGARPWGIVKTHLLPNILGPVIVAATIGVGNALLAESTLSFLGVGFPPDVPTWGRMLYDAQNYIESAPYLVLAPGLAIFLTVLCINTLGDRLRDSLDPTSR; from the coding sequence ATGGCCACTAATACCGACCTAGCGCCGGGAGCTGTGGCTCCTGTGGGAAGCAAAAACCGGGTATGGGAGCGGTTGTGGGGCGATCGCACGGCCCAACTTGCCCTGGTGGTGCTGGGGATTTTGATGCTGGCGATCGCCCTCGGCCCCATCCTCTACCCTGGCTCTCCCAGCACCATCGACTTTGGCCGCGCCTTTTTGCCGCCTGGTTCGGGTCAGCCCTTTGGCACCAACGACCTGGGCCAAGATCAACTGGCGCGGCTGCTGATCGGGGGCCGCATTTCGCTAGCGGTGGGGCTAGCGGCTACCCTGGTGGGCATTAGTTTAGGGGTGGCTATTGGTGCTCTAGCCGGATTCTGCGGCGGCTGGGTGGATGTTGTTTTGATGCGGGTCACCGACCTGTTTTTGGCACTGCCGCAGCTGCCGCTGGTGTTGCTGGTGGTCTATCTGCTGGGCGACCCGGTGCGCCGTGCCCTGGGGCCAGAGCGGGGCATTTTTTTGCTGATTGTGCTGCTGATTGGCGGCCTGAGCTGGATGTCGGTAGCTCGTCTGGTGCGGGCTGGGTTCTTGAGCCTGAGGCAGCGCACCTTTGTGCAGGCGGCCGTGGCATTGGGGGCGAGACCCTGGGGAATTGTTAAAACCCATCTGCTGCCCAACATCCTCGGGCCGGTGATTGTGGCGGCGACTATTGGTGTTGGCAACGCCCTCTTGGCCGAGTCGACCCTGAGTTTTTTAGGGGTTGGATTTCCCCCTGACGTGCCCACCTGGGGACGCATGCTCTACGATGCCCAAAACTATATTGAGAGCGCTCCCTACCTGGTGTTGGCCCCTGGCCTAGCAATTTTTCTCACAGTCCTTTGCATCAACACGCTGGGCGATCGCCTCCGCGATAGTCTAGATCCTACCAGCCGCTAA
- a CDS encoding Cof-type HAD-IIB family hydrolase has protein sequence MTADIRLLVLDIDGTLAGVSNQISEPVLEAVREVQQRGIAVAIATGRMYQSALRFYEVVGSTLPLMAYQGAFIKDPNTQKLHRHTPLPRRLALEILAYLAPMEANNDLSIHLYIDDQLHVRAIIEDTKAYAVRSGVNPIAAGDLAALLTGNVAIETTKVLTLSENVDLLTDILSDLGQRYPLDDLYLTRSVEYFVEATHPKANKGEAVRFLAEDLLGLKPDQVMTVGDNYNDLEMLRYAGIGVAMGDAPEPVKQGADWVAPGVEADGVAVALREFLL, from the coding sequence ATGACCGCCGATATTCGTCTACTCGTGCTCGACATCGATGGCACCCTGGCTGGCGTGTCTAACCAGATCAGCGAGCCGGTGCTGGAGGCGGTGCGAGAGGTGCAGCAGCGGGGGATTGCGGTGGCGATCGCCACTGGCCGCATGTACCAATCGGCCCTGCGGTTCTACGAGGTGGTTGGCTCTACCCTGCCGCTGATGGCCTACCAGGGAGCGTTCATTAAAGACCCCAACACGCAGAAATTGCACCGCCACACCCCGCTGCCCCGGCGGCTGGCCCTCGAAATTCTTGCCTACCTGGCGCCGATGGAGGCCAACAACGACCTGTCGATTCACCTCTACATCGACGACCAGCTCCACGTGCGGGCGATTATTGAAGACACTAAGGCCTACGCTGTGCGATCGGGCGTTAATCCGATCGCAGCAGGAGATCTGGCCGCGCTTCTGACGGGCAACGTCGCCATTGAAACTACCAAGGTGCTGACCCTGAGCGAAAACGTGGACTTACTAACCGATATTCTCAGCGATCTGGGGCAGCGCTACCCTCTCGATGACCTGTATCTGACGCGATCGGTGGAGTATTTTGTCGAGGCCACCCATCCCAAGGCCAACAAGGGCGAGGCGGTGCGGTTTTTGGCCGAAGACCTGCTGGGCCTCAAGCCCGACCAGGTGATGACCGTGGGCGACAACTACAACGACCTCGAAATGCTACGCTACGCGGGCATTGGCGTAGCCATGGGCGATGCCCCGGAGCCGGTTAAGCAGGGGGCTGACTGGGTGGCACCGGGGGTTGAGGCGGATGGGGTGGCGGTGGCGCTGCGGGAGTTTCTGCTGTAG
- the lepB gene encoding signal peptidase I — protein MTDQSDKSSLPPESSPNAGPTQKQQAPQPNPWVEGLQTIVLSVFLALGIRHFVAEARYIPSGSMEPTLQINDRLVIEKISYHLNPPEHGDVVVFWPPDSLTPPGKRRDAFIKRIIGLPGDVVEVRNGEVIRNGEVLTEPYIKAAPDYQWGPEEVPEASYLVLGDNRNSSYDSHAWGFVPQENIIGKAVVRFWPPDRLGLLDD, from the coding sequence GTGACCGATCAGTCTGATAAATCTTCGCTGCCGCCCGAGTCATCCCCCAATGCAGGTCCGACTCAAAAGCAGCAGGCACCCCAACCAAATCCCTGGGTGGAAGGGCTGCAAACCATTGTGCTGAGTGTGTTCTTGGCTTTGGGTATCCGACATTTTGTGGCAGAGGCGCGCTACATTCCCTCGGGCTCAATGGAGCCCACGCTGCAAATTAACGATCGCCTAGTGATCGAAAAGATTAGCTATCACCTCAACCCCCCCGAACATGGGGATGTTGTAGTGTTTTGGCCGCCCGACAGCCTCACGCCCCCCGGAAAGCGCCGAGACGCGTTTATCAAGCGCATTATTGGTTTGCCGGGTGACGTGGTCGAGGTACGCAATGGTGAGGTGATTCGCAATGGTGAGGTGCTGACTGAGCCCTACATCAAAGCTGCGCCTGATTACCAGTGGGGGCCTGAAGAAGTGCCCGAAGCTTCGTATTTAGTGCTGGGCGACAACCGCAACAGCAGCTACGACAGCCACGCCTGGGGATTTGTGCCCCAGGAAAACATCATTGGTAAAGCAGTGGTACGGTTTTGGCCGCCCGATCGCCTGGGCCTGCTTGACGATTGA
- a CDS encoding polysaccharide deacetylase family protein codes for MAPPHHQLLTQVARMFPDALFYAPTKAPLVALTIDDVPTPGDRDDASTRLILNALDTYNRTAKQPVRATFFVITDHLNPGSTILQDILASGHEIANHGTTDTTPAILQPAQFARHFQEAHDRITDLIQQPLRWYRPGRGLYNRAMVDHIRLAPGYESLVALASMIPFDTMRSLSKPNLNTWYLAQFIFPGAIFVMHGGSMERCVQTAYALPTLLALIDRQGYRVGTLSELYDSLPVDSPTQPTAETPAAPPPPHPPQPPVPPSQPPA; via the coding sequence ATGGCTCCTCCCCACCATCAACTGCTGACCCAGGTCGCCCGGATGTTTCCGGATGCGCTGTTCTATGCGCCGACTAAAGCTCCCCTCGTGGCGCTGACCATTGACGATGTGCCGACACCGGGCGATCGCGACGATGCCTCTACCCGACTGATTCTCAACGCGTTGGATACCTACAACCGCACCGCCAAACAGCCGGTGCGCGCCACGTTCTTCGTCATTACCGACCACCTCAACCCTGGCAGCACCATTCTGCAAGACATTCTCGCTAGCGGCCACGAAATTGCTAACCACGGCACCACCGACACTACCCCAGCTATCTTGCAGCCGGCTCAGTTTGCTCGCCACTTTCAAGAGGCCCACGATCGCATCACCGACCTGATTCAGCAACCCCTGCGCTGGTATCGCCCTGGGCGGGGCCTCTACAACCGGGCCATGGTTGATCACATTCGGCTTGCTCCCGGTTACGAGTCGCTAGTGGCCTTAGCTTCAATGATTCCCTTCGACACTATGCGAAGCCTTAGCAAGCCCAACCTCAATACCTGGTACCTGGCGCAGTTTATTTTTCCGGGGGCAATTTTTGTCATGCACGGCGGCTCGATGGAGCGCTGCGTTCAAACCGCTTACGCCCTACCTACTCTGCTGGCGCTGATCGATCGCCAGGGCTACCGCGTTGGCACCCTCTCGGAACTGTATGACAGCCTGCCGGTCGACAGCCCGACCCAACCTACAGCAGAAACTCCCGCAGCGCCACCGCCACCCCATCCGCCTCAACCCCCGGTGCCACCCAGTCAGCCCCCTGCTTAA
- a CDS encoding HD family phosphohydrolase, with the protein MSQFMKAIQDIVAAVERWWALEQQAMKRTTPRSTLSPRSLALNVEAVDTEAIATSAQRRFEGWPQPCRPLRRRKNIRHPQFAFAIAALGLTAILGQRFYNQPGLQVGSIAPNTVLAPSTVRVEDKETTEERRRDARNGALQVLRVDPTVDDSVLRSLNALMDQVGDIRRQAGGVPFVPTSKLSTQVQVYLRRSDDATWLKLRSLIDPLADDSARGEQVPLAMLLRNQTITPDQQIALGELWAYGQRSSSQELAKLLTAVEKSRQSYQEAMANLTLLAAQAEGVAEAPPLFDLPLQDWVNAQVEIRKAAERMLAQGIHAGLPPEMLDRAAYLQLKDTLPRPIEPLARQLLLSTLEPNLVEDSDRTRQQADMAAEAVKPVIIEVQQGELIVSSGEPISQEQFVLLDSFNLSQRRFNYWGLAMFGGLVAGGVGLFLLVEHWVPQRLRQKDYLLLSAMVVSTGVMQIFGVAAYGLPAIGLLAGSFYGPVLGGTLVVLVAVLLPVGSAVSSISFMAGAAGALVCSLLASRMRSREELALLGGGVGLTQGVVYLLLTLVVSPVSLISAGSVMLTGAALQGIYGVISSIAAQGLSPYLEHLFDLVTPIRLAELSSPNRPMLKRLASEAPGTFQHTVFVSSLAEAAARALGCNVELVRAGTLYHDIGKMHDPQGFIENQMGGPNKHDELNDPWLSATIIKKHVTEGIVMARKCRLPKAVRSFIPEHQGTMLISYFYHQAQELAKHEPALTVQESDFRYDGPIPQSPETGIVMLADSCEAALRSLTNATPDEALAMVNRILRARWKDNQLVESGLTRDHMTLIAEIFVQVWQQYNHKRIAYPKAALAPRAG; encoded by the coding sequence ATGTCTCAATTTATGAAGGCAATTCAGGACATTGTGGCTGCGGTCGAGCGCTGGTGGGCCCTAGAGCAGCAGGCTATGAAGCGGACTACACCACGTTCTACGCTGTCGCCGCGATCGCTAGCCCTGAATGTGGAGGCGGTGGATACGGAGGCGATCGCTACCTCAGCCCAACGCCGTTTTGAGGGCTGGCCTCAGCCCTGTCGCCCCCTGCGTCGACGCAAAAATATCCGCCATCCCCAGTTTGCCTTTGCGATCGCTGCGCTAGGGCTGACGGCCATTCTGGGGCAGCGTTTCTACAATCAGCCAGGATTGCAGGTGGGCAGCATTGCCCCCAATACCGTGCTGGCCCCAAGCACGGTGCGAGTAGAAGACAAAGAAACCACCGAAGAGCGTCGTCGCGATGCCCGCAACGGTGCCCTTCAAGTGCTCCGGGTTGACCCCACCGTTGATGACTCGGTACTGCGATCGCTCAACGCTTTGATGGATCAGGTGGGCGATATTCGCCGCCAGGCTGGTGGGGTGCCCTTTGTGCCCACCAGCAAACTGTCGACTCAGGTGCAGGTTTATCTGCGCCGCTCCGACGATGCTACTTGGCTCAAGCTGCGCAGCCTTATCGACCCCCTGGCTGACGACAGCGCCAGGGGCGAGCAGGTGCCCTTAGCAATGCTGCTGCGCAACCAAACCATCACCCCCGATCAGCAGATAGCCCTGGGGGAACTGTGGGCCTACGGTCAGCGGTCTAGTAGTCAAGAGCTGGCAAAACTGCTGACGGCGGTGGAAAAGTCTCGCCAGAGCTATCAAGAGGCGATGGCCAATTTAACCCTGCTGGCGGCCCAGGCTGAAGGTGTTGCCGAGGCTCCTCCCCTGTTTGATCTGCCACTGCAAGACTGGGTCAACGCTCAAGTCGAGATTCGCAAAGCCGCAGAGCGCATGCTAGCCCAGGGCATTCATGCTGGACTGCCGCCCGAAATGCTCGACCGGGCGGCCTACCTTCAGCTCAAAGACACCTTGCCTCGCCCAATCGAGCCGCTGGCTCGCCAGCTCTTGCTCTCAACCCTAGAGCCAAACCTGGTCGAAGATAGCGATCGCACTCGGCAGCAGGCTGACATGGCCGCAGAGGCCGTGAAGCCGGTAATCATAGAGGTGCAGCAGGGCGAGCTAATTGTCTCGTCTGGAGAACCCATCAGCCAAGAACAGTTTGTGCTGCTCGACAGCTTTAACCTCAGCCAGCGCCGCTTTAACTACTGGGGACTGGCCATGTTTGGCGGGCTAGTGGCGGGTGGGGTGGGTCTGTTTTTGCTGGTTGAGCACTGGGTGCCCCAGCGGCTGCGTCAAAAAGACTATTTGCTGCTGTCGGCGATGGTGGTCAGCACTGGAGTGATGCAAATTTTTGGAGTGGCGGCCTATGGGCTACCGGCCATTGGTCTTTTGGCGGGCAGCTTCTACGGCCCGGTGCTGGGCGGCACGCTGGTGGTGCTGGTGGCAGTGCTGCTGCCGGTGGGGTCGGCAGTAAGCAGCATTTCGTTTATGGCGGGGGCGGCAGGGGCTCTGGTGTGCAGTCTGCTGGCGAGCCGCATGCGATCGCGCGAAGAGCTGGCCCTGCTGGGCGGTGGTGTCGGCCTCACTCAGGGCGTGGTTTACCTGCTGCTGACTCTGGTAGTGAGCCCAGTGTCTTTAATTTCTGCTGGGTCAGTTATGCTCACCGGGGCTGCTCTTCAGGGCATCTATGGCGTGATTTCTAGCATTGCCGCCCAAGGCCTGAGCCCCTACCTAGAGCACCTATTTGACCTAGTTACCCCAATTCGCCTAGCTGAGCTATCGAGCCCCAACCGCCCCATGCTGAAGCGGCTGGCCTCCGAAGCGCCGGGCACCTTTCAGCACACGGTGTTTGTGTCGAGCCTGGCCGAGGCCGCTGCCCGCGCCCTGGGCTGCAACGTCGAGCTGGTGCGGGCCGGTACGCTCTACCACGACATCGGCAAAATGCACGACCCTCAGGGCTTTATCGAAAACCAGATGGGCGGCCCCAACAAGCACGACGAACTCAACGACCCCTGGCTCAGCGCCACCATTATTAAAAAGCACGTTACCGAGGGCATTGTGATGGCCCGCAAATGCCGGCTGCCTAAGGCGGTGCGATCGTTCATCCCCGAGCACCAGGGCACGATGCTGATCAGCTACTTCTACCACCAAGCGCAAGAATTGGCCAAACATGAACCGGCCCTGACGGTGCAAGAATCTGACTTCCGCTACGATGGCCCCATTCCTCAATCGCCTGAGACCGGCATTGTCATGCTGGCTGACTCCTGCGAGGCAGCGCTGCGATCGCTTACCAACGCCACCCCCGACGAGGCTTTAGCCATGGTCAACCGTATTCTCCGCGCCCGCTGGAAAGATAACCAGCTGGTAGAATCGGGCCTCACCCGCGACCACATGACCCTAATCGCTGAGATTTTTGTGCAGGTGTGGCAGCAGTATAACCACAAGCGGATTGCCTACCCGAAGGCGGCACTGGCTCCGAGGGCGGGGTAG
- a CDS encoding ABC transporter permease, which translates to MLGYLLKRLLIAIPTLLAISAVIFFILALAPSNPLGDLATNPAITPEVRENIMRSLGLDQPIPIRYLKWTVALFSGNLGYSFTSRLPVAELIAQRLPVTLWVIGVAYLLSVALALPLGIVAALRHNTWVDRAITTLAFMGFSTPPFFSGLVLIIVLSVRLGWLPFIYDNQLVVSDAATLGRWLKQSIMPITTLVLFQTAVLLRFVRAAMLEEIPQNYVKTARAKGLGRWRIVTLHMLRNALIPVVTLVALDIPTIFTGALVTEQVFRVPGIGALLIESIYRSDTPVVMGIAFIYAVLVVAFNLVADILYGIIDPRVRYGH; encoded by the coding sequence ATGCTTGGCTACCTACTCAAACGCCTGCTGATCGCTATTCCCACGCTGCTAGCGATTAGCGCGGTGATCTTCTTCATTCTGGCGCTGGCACCCAGCAATCCCCTGGGGGATTTGGCGACGAATCCGGCGATTACACCGGAGGTGCGGGAGAATATTATGCGATCGCTCGGTCTTGACCAGCCTATTCCCATTCGCTATCTGAAATGGACGGTGGCGTTGTTTAGCGGCAACCTGGGCTATTCGTTTACCAGTCGGCTGCCGGTGGCGGAGCTGATTGCCCAACGGTTGCCGGTGACGCTGTGGGTGATTGGGGTGGCCTATCTGTTAAGCGTGGCCCTGGCTCTGCCCCTGGGTATTGTGGCGGCGCTGCGGCACAATACCTGGGTTGACCGGGCGATTACGACGCTGGCGTTTATGGGGTTTTCGACGCCGCCGTTTTTTTCGGGGCTGGTGCTGATAATTGTGCTGAGCGTGCGGCTAGGGTGGTTGCCCTTTATCTACGACAACCAGCTGGTAGTGAGCGATGCCGCGACCTTGGGGCGGTGGCTGAAGCAGTCAATTATGCCGATCACAACCCTGGTGCTGTTTCAAACGGCGGTGCTGCTGCGCTTTGTGCGAGCTGCCATGCTTGAAGAAATTCCGCAGAACTATGTCAAAACGGCTCGGGCGAAGGGGCTGGGCCGCTGGCGTATCGTCACGTTGCACATGCTGCGCAACGCGCTGATTCCGGTGGTGACGCTGGTGGCGCTGGACATACCAACGATTTTTACGGGGGCGCTGGTGACAGAGCAAGTGTTTCGGGTGCCGGGGATTGGGGCGCTGCTGATCGAGTCGATCTACCGCAGCGATACGCCGGTGGTGATGGGAATTGCGTTTATCTACGCGGTGCTGGTGGTGGCGTTTAACTTGGTAGCCGACATTCTCTACGGCATCATTGACCCTCGGGTGCGCTATGGCCACTAA
- a CDS encoding HAD-IA family hydrolase has protein sequence MKTLEALIFDVDGTLAETERDGHRVAFNQAFQEFGLRWHWPVGLYGQLLRVAGGKERIRHYVQRYQPKFETENIDELVVALHQAKAKHFQALVESHVIPLRPGVRRLIEAAQREGVRLAIATTSAKDSVIPLLEHLLGPDSPTWFELIAAGDMVPTKKPAPDIYNLVIDAMNLNPATCLVIEDSPQGLEAATAAGLPTVVTVNDYTRNYALPGARLVISHLGEPSLPFEVLWGKANNAYYFSLDLAQALLSPQAAQG, from the coding sequence ATGAAAACCCTTGAGGCGCTAATTTTTGATGTCGATGGCACCCTGGCCGAAACCGAGCGCGATGGCCACCGCGTTGCCTTTAACCAAGCGTTTCAAGAGTTTGGTCTGCGCTGGCACTGGCCCGTGGGTCTCTACGGGCAGCTACTGCGGGTCGCGGGGGGCAAAGAGCGGATTCGCCACTACGTTCAGCGCTACCAGCCCAAGTTTGAAACTGAGAATATCGACGAACTAGTGGTGGCCCTACACCAAGCCAAGGCCAAGCACTTTCAAGCTCTGGTCGAGAGCCACGTGATTCCGCTGCGGCCAGGGGTGCGGCGGCTGATTGAAGCGGCCCAGAGAGAGGGGGTGCGGTTGGCGATCGCCACCACCAGCGCCAAAGACAGCGTCATCCCTCTGCTCGAGCACCTGCTGGGGCCAGACTCACCCACCTGGTTTGAGCTGATCGCGGCCGGAGATATGGTGCCCACCAAAAAACCTGCCCCCGACATCTACAATCTGGTGATCGACGCGATGAATCTCAACCCCGCCACCTGTTTGGTGATTGAAGACAGCCCACAGGGCCTAGAAGCCGCGACTGCCGCCGGGCTCCCCACCGTGGTTACCGTCAACGACTACACCCGCAACTATGCTCTGCCCGGCGCTCGCCTCGTCATCAGTCATTTGGGCGAACCCAGCCTCCCCTTTGAAGTCCTTTGGGGCAAGGCCAACAACGCCTACTATTTCTCTTTAGATCTGGCCCAGGCACTGTTGTCGCCCCAAGCCGCCCAAGGGTAA
- a CDS encoding peptidoglycan-binding domain-containing protein: protein MFRVSPFIQRMTPGGASQRVWGAVAAIPFWGGCAIALGVSLTASVTWAQAPAEEKPPASQPATPTVSGGRIVRPTLQLGSQGESVRELQSMLILLGYYPGPVTGVYQEDTAAAARRFQTAASVTADGIVGPATWSRLFPTPPGEANPPTATAPSSTTPPATTPSATAPGSTTPPATTPPATTTPATPSSGTPAALPVLRPGMEGDAVRQLQQRLRTKKFYNGTVDGVFGSQTEAAVRAAQAANNLTVDGIVGPATWRALN, encoded by the coding sequence ATGTTCCGCGTCTCCCCTTTTATACAACGGATGACTCCAGGGGGGGCCAGCCAGCGCGTCTGGGGAGCAGTCGCTGCGATTCCCTTTTGGGGAGGCTGCGCCATTGCCCTCGGCGTAAGCCTAACCGCTTCCGTCACCTGGGCTCAAGCCCCAGCTGAGGAAAAGCCCCCGGCTAGCCAACCCGCTACACCCACGGTGAGCGGCGGTCGCATTGTCCGGCCTACCCTCCAGCTGGGCAGCCAGGGAGAGTCGGTACGAGAACTACAGTCCATGCTGATACTGCTAGGCTACTACCCCGGCCCGGTAACTGGCGTCTACCAAGAAGACACCGCCGCCGCCGCCCGACGGTTTCAAACCGCTGCGAGCGTCACCGCCGATGGCATTGTTGGTCCCGCCACCTGGAGTCGCCTATTCCCGACCCCGCCAGGAGAGGCCAACCCACCAACAGCCACGGCCCCTAGCAGTACAACCCCACCAGCAACCACTCCCTCGGCTACGGCTCCTGGCAGTACAACCCCACCGGCAACTACTCCCCCAGCCACGACCACTCCCGCAACCCCTAGCAGCGGTACCCCAGCCGCTCTCCCTGTGCTGCGCCCTGGCATGGAAGGAGACGCCGTGCGGCAGCTCCAGCAGCGCCTGCGCACCAAGAAATTTTACAACGGTACCGTCGATGGGGTGTTCGGCAGCCAAACCGAGGCTGCCGTGCGTGCTGCCCAGGCCGCCAATAACCTAACCGTAGACGGCATTGTTGGCCCAGCCACGTGGCGAGCGCTCAATTAA